In Capsicum annuum cultivar UCD-10X-F1 chromosome 8, UCD10Xv1.1, whole genome shotgun sequence, the genomic window ATAAAGTTGATAACGTATGAGTAATGACAATTCTCTGACTAAAAGAGTACCATGGGGTTCttatttattgagttttactCCATATGTATAAACTGAAACAGAGAAACGATCTCCAAAAAATTTGCCATTCTAAGGCACATATTAATGGTAGTATAGTACAGAGGAAGGTGGTGCTATTGTTATTGTGTAATAATGGATACTTGGACAAAAGTTGATCATAATGGAATAGCTCATTCATCAAGTCTTATCAAAGAGAAACTATATTAGGTAACTACACTAGACAAAGAAAAAGTGGCCACCTGGAATATAGATGAGTGACTTCTCATTGATCTTCACTTAATTCACCAGTCAGCAGCTCCCAAACCTTCAAGCAAGTACTAAAGTATTCTATTGACAGTGGAATTTATAATATCACCATCATTTAAATGAGGCGGGACGCAATTTGTGAATTATGCAAAAACAGCTAAAACACTTTTTTGAGAAgctttaattttaaaaaacaatcatCTCAGTTTTACAGTTTTCTCTTATTTGTCCACAAATGATCAAATATCATTTTGAAAGTAACTAGAAGACAAAGGTTCATTTACCAGGGTTCAAATACCATTGCTATAATACTTCTTTTTGTAGCATACTTGTAAAATACTGAAGTGAGAACAGTAATAAGTCAAGAGTTGCAACTTTTCTTTGATGGATGTtgaagaaccaaaaaaaaaaaaaactgcagaGCCATTTTCCAGTTATGCAGCACTTAAAACCAACAAACGCAAACCAGAAAATGGCGTTGCCTACCAAAAATATCACCAATAGCTGACCAAGATATGAAAAGAAATTTGGGGTTTCAAATTCCCCGTCTCTGCTATTTTGTTTAACAGAGGCATATAAATTAAGAGAACTCTTCTATTTTTTGTTGATATTAGTATTTCAGGAATTAACTAAAAATGTTGTTTCACTTCAAATCAGACACTTCTCAAGATGTAACAGACTAGCTGTATCCAACAGTCGGGCAATCATTCTATTCTCTTTTGAGAAAGTGATACTATCATACTTAAAACCTCCTTCTGATTAACAAACCTTCGAAAGCAATGTGGAAAAATAGTAACCTAAACTAAAAACGCTCTCGACCAAACACCACACGGGCTTTCCTTTGAACATGCTTGGATTGCCCCGCGTGCTGAAGCAATTAGTCTAACTAGCTCCAGCAGGCAATGGTTTTTGTTCACTCTTTTTTGTGGTCCTCCAACTGCAATTCGGGGGAAAATGGGAAGTAGCTCTCTGTGAATGCAGTGGATGTAAAAACTAAAACTCTCTGTAATCAAAAGAACCAACCCATCTTATAATCCACCGACTCTACTAGGCAGGGTTTCCAGCTGTCTAAAACATGCTTAGAACTAGACCAGTCTAAAGCTAGTTCGGCGTACAACAGACACATTATAGGAATCCATGCTCGCAGCAATGCACAAAGATTAAGTAAAAAATTAAGAGGCTGGTTTATCTGTTAGTTACCTACTACCCCCTGCATCAAGGAAAACAGGGTCGAAATGAAGACTCACATCCTGTAACCTAAAAcctcaactaaaacaaaaatttagaACCTCAATTAAAAACACATTTCTGGATATGCCGGATCCAAAAAAAGGCAGTCATTTAACAGTATAAAAGTACAACCAAGTAAGAACAATAAAACACAACTAGAATATGCTTAACGGAACAATTTCATTGTGAACCACAGTTTTCCAACTGATTAAGACTTCTCTATTTAGAAACACTGAATGGAATATTACATGGGCTgtggaaattatataatattcCACAAGAAAGAGAAAGCTTTGAAAGGTCAAGCTCTGGTACAAATAACAAAAAGATGTGacaacagaaaaataacaaaGCCCCTTACTTTGAACAAACTCTACCAGGAACTCAGGAAAAAGACACAAGGTACAGAACATAACTTACAATCAAGAAAGAAAGGAATTGACCATCTTTCAACTCTCCAATTTATAAAATTGGTAAacagaagatttaaaaaaaaaaaaaaaaagtcaaaacaacTGGATGTAGAATTTTTCACCAGTTAAGCTCCAGAGTGGGAGACAGGAGTAGTCACAAAGTGTCCGTCCTTGTATTCATGAGCATACTGCTGTGGCAAAGCATGCTCACCCTGCAACAATGTGCATACATTAAAGTTTTAATTAGTTTCATCTAGAACATGAAATCTGATACTTTAAGTTCACCCTTTTACTTCATAAGATACAGCTTAATCTCTGTTTAAAGAAGAGTGAAGAGGCACCGAAAACCATGATCATTTTCCCAGGCTGAAAAGTTAGTCTTGCTTGCTTACATGAAATCCATTAGGATAAAGCACTAAGGCAAAAGTAAAaaggaaggaaagaaaaatgTGACAAGAATACCATGCATTTTCAGATGGTCCATCAGAAACAGCGtctctaccttcacaaggtagggTTAAGGTCGCGTATGCACCACCCTTCCCCAGATCAACaagtgggattacactgggtatgttgttgtaaagaaTGAATGATGATATGGATCCCTTTTAACCTATTAGCTTAGCTTTACCATGCAACTGTAGATGGTGTAGTTTCTCTAAGGAACAACGCTCAAAACAGAATATATTTATCAGAGATAACAAGCCTCAGCTCTATACCTACACATGAAACTATTTCctacaaaatacaaattcaaTTTCACAAGCAGACATGTAAGGGGTATTGGCGACATCTTACTTAATGCAAAGCTTCATCCACAATACCAATTAATATAAAACtgagcgagagagagagagagagaagacaACATTACCCAATCATCATCAGGCCCTGCACCAGGAACCAAAACATTGATTTCACTTGACTTAGCTGTGGTAATAGAACCCTCCAAAGAATCTTTGTTCAAGTATAACTGGCATCCATTTGTATTGTCGATTGATATTGTAGGAGCCGAGCCCTGGTATCCCACATAAAGGAGGTTTAACATTAGTctcatgaaaacataataatataattgttaatactaaaatttgattaCACTTCACTTTTCTAGACCATTACGTATAAAGTTTTGAGCCATAAAATTTTGATACCTGACATTGCACCTCTACACTGTTGCAATTGACAACCTCACAAGCTGCCACAACACCCTGTTCACCAAATTTAGATGATCAGGTAAGCCATTTAGTGAAGGATACATCAGCCTTCAAGATTTAATGAATTTCTCTTAAAGTTCAACACTGACCGCGAATACAATTCCCATCTTAGTGCATTTGTCAATTGTGAGGTTATTGACTTTTCCTGTGTGACACCAGTATATCAGTACAAGTATAACGTAAGCCCACCTCGTTATTTTCCAGTTTATGATACTACACTTATCGAGAAGAATTAAGTTACCTTTGATCTGCAGAACGGAATCTTTGCACCCATAGACATATACTGATTGCTTTGTATCGCAATCATCAATAACTAGGTTCTTTTGTCCAACTTGATTCTCAACCACCCATCTGCCAACAACATGACAGCAAAATTAGAATAGATCAAACAAATTGCACATGGAGATAGATTGAAGTCTATTCTTTACTCACTTACGGCCCATCTGAAGCTCCAATTTTGGAGGTCCAGTTTTAGAGACAGGGGGTGAGCTCATGCGAGCTTCCTTATCACCAGCATTAACAACGCCGGTTCTGTCGAAACGGTTCTTTGTCTTCATGTCATCTGTTACTTTTCTCAATCCTACAAGCACACATTCAAGTAAGGGTAAACTTCTATCTATATTATACATGAGGATGGGAAGGGAAAATTACCAGAAGTCACTGGCTTTCCCGAATTAATTTCATCAAAGACAGCAGACATCCCTTGCTTGGGGCGCGATGATGAAGCCTGAGGAGATTCAGAGCTGAAGAGAGAAGCTGGAGGGGGAACTGGAGGAGCAGGAGCACTTGGTGAAGGAGCTTTCGAAGGTGCAGATACAGCAGGTTTCCCTGTAGCGCTCCACACAGGACCTAATGGATAGTGACTCTTAACATAATCTCTCAATCCAGGGAGGTAAAGTTCTTTCAAAGCTTTTGCCCATTCAACATGATTTGGGTCTTTGTTTTTAAACTCCACAAGAAtctaaaatatattgaaaatattataCAAAAGTTAGAGGATAACATCGAGATCTATAGGGGGTACTACAAACCAAACAGTATACAAATTCAGAAAACCAGAAAGTATTTCCTGCAGCCAAATACGATAAGTGCAGCTTGAATCCTATagttttcctttttattattttggtagtttgaggggagccttggagtaactagtaaagttgctgCAATGTGACTAGGAGGCTACGTGTTCAGGCTGTGAAAACACCCTCTTGCAGAAATTCAAGGTAAGGCTGCCGGCTGCGTACTATAGACCTTTGTGGTCCAGCCCTTACCCGGATAGTAAGTAAGTTCTCCGCCCTCTTCACCACCCTTTCACTGGATATGCTGTtaggttcaaagtatatgaaaaagtgtgaatgaaaaattatgaaaaatggtgGAGAGAAGGGAGAtactaatttagaaagtgtactcccaaattggaaagttcactctttctcccacattggtggaagaagagaacttgtgagtgtttaaaataagggacacttactccacatggttaGTGAGGCAagaataagagatgcctcgcgccgtcgtcgtcgcttgctcggctcggcttcggctttggaatgagatctatctttttggacaaaatttatttgacaaaaattcagaaattcagttcgaaaataccaaagggaaaGACGCAACTTTTTCCtgtgttttgatactccatttatatgcatgcatgcagattCCGAAACAGTGTTCCGAAACAGTGCAGTGCTGAAacgaagggatgcaacccttcaatgaaatgacacactgattcatgaaatggtatgcctgttcggaaaagacacattctttggCCAAACAGACATGGCTTTTccagaaaggtcacaccttttaagtgaaccattgccacttttcagaagaggcacatgttggctatataaacctgctttcatccacaggtttaggtacgAATTTTTCTGAAATACAgactctcttcttgtcttgaaaaactTTTTGTGTGATCTATCAAACCGTTGAGTGAGTTTgctgaatccaacaatttgaggtaccgctattgttcggattgaaggccattttatcctgggaggaagattccaaaacctcggatacagtgaggggaattattccttaaggacactccgtgaatttggaggacttggtcttaaattctgtttcatcttttttctgaatcttaacacacttcttagatagattattcgtaatctagtgttgaaggtgttacagaacttcataagtgttcttgtcttggacttgaactcgtgttgaaggtgttacagaacttcataagtgtttttgtcttggacttgaactagtgttgaagtttgtgtttcttatttacagattcttgtacccgaaatacataaaagataacaatcttaaggaataaccttgcagaatctgtattgcttgtttttggagattaactttaagctttctactccatttgaacttaactagtgatgtgaagacataaaatcttcatcacaagttaaagatcactcggttggcgattggaagtcataaaaacttcatcgttaactagaaacaagaagaaaagttgttaagcagtattctgaaaatactaaattttattgtctagTTGTGACAGggaaaatgactaacgaaagtcaaatgcaagatgtggCTACGACTATGGGGCAACTAGTATTACCTCAACAAGCCGAGCAAATGCTTcgcaaccaatggcacctgcggAAAAGCCCAGGAAATTTGCGGGCATTTACTTTAAatgatggcagcaaaagatgttcttttacctcaccactctatgccttcaaaggttcactagtgaggatgctcctgaggtgcccgagggaacctcgaacaaagagcatttcatgatt contains:
- the LOC107850381 gene encoding cyclase-associated protein 1, encoding MEEKLVQRLESAVARLEALSATGFRSGGSVVAGGDGTAVLDPSIIAFDDLRSQFLSKVLSAAEKIGGQVLDVSKIVEEAFEAQRELLIKIKETKKPDNSGLVEFLKPLNDVIVKATKMTEGRRSDFFNHLKSAVDSLSALAWIAYIGKDCGMSMPIAFVEESWQMAEFYNNKILVEFKNKDPNHVEWAKALKELYLPGLRDYVKSHYPLGPVWSATGKPAVSAPSKAPSPSAPAPPVPPPASLFSSESPQASSSRPKQGMSAVFDEINSGKPVTSGLRKVTDDMKTKNRFDRTGVVNAGDKEARMSSPPVSKTGPPKLELQMGRKWVVENQVGQKNLVIDDCDTKQSVYVYGCKDSVLQIKGKVNNLTIDKCTKMGIVFAGVVAACEVVNCNSVEVQCQGSAPTISIDNTNGCQLYLNKDSLEGSITTAKSSEINVLVPGAGPDDDWGEHALPQQYAHEYKDGHFVTTPVSHSGA